The Pseudarthrobacter sp. NS4 genome includes a window with the following:
- a CDS encoding Gfo/Idh/MocA family protein, translating into MGFETKTIRIAMNGITGRMGYRQHLLRSILPIRDAGGFTLEDGTRVQVEPILVGRNEAKIRELAEKHKVAEWTTDLDSVINDPTVDVIFDASMTSLRAATLKKAMQAGKHIFTEKPTAETLEEAIELASIGKEAGVTAGVVHDKLYLPGLVKLRRLVDEGFFGRILSIRGEFGYWVFEGDIQAAQRPSWNYRKEDGGGMTTDMFCHWNYVLEGIIGKVKSVNAKTATHIPARWDEAGKEYKATADDASYGIFELETPGGDEVIGQINSSWAVRVYRDELVEFQVDGTHGSAVAGLNKCVAQQRAHTPKPVWNPDLPVTESFRDQWQEVPANAELDNGFKLQWEEFLRDVVAGREHRFGLLSAARGVQLAELGLQSNDERRTIDIPEITL; encoded by the coding sequence ATGGGCTTCGAAACGAAAACAATCCGCATCGCCATGAACGGCATCACCGGCCGGATGGGCTACCGCCAGCACCTGCTGCGGTCCATCCTCCCCATCCGCGATGCCGGCGGCTTCACGTTGGAGGACGGCACCCGCGTCCAGGTGGAGCCCATCCTGGTGGGACGCAACGAGGCCAAGATCCGGGAGCTCGCCGAAAAGCACAAGGTTGCGGAATGGACCACGGACCTGGACTCGGTCATCAACGACCCCACCGTGGATGTCATTTTCGATGCTTCCATGACCAGCCTCCGCGCGGCCACCCTGAAGAAGGCAATGCAGGCAGGCAAGCACATCTTCACTGAGAAGCCCACTGCGGAAACGCTCGAGGAGGCCATCGAACTGGCCAGCATCGGCAAGGAAGCCGGCGTCACCGCAGGCGTTGTCCACGACAAGCTGTACCTCCCCGGCCTCGTCAAGCTGCGCCGCCTGGTGGACGAAGGCTTCTTTGGCCGCATCCTCTCCATCCGCGGCGAGTTCGGCTACTGGGTCTTCGAAGGCGACATCCAGGCCGCGCAGCGCCCGTCCTGGAACTACCGCAAGGAAGACGGCGGCGGAATGACCACGGACATGTTCTGCCACTGGAACTACGTCCTTGAAGGCATCATCGGCAAGGTCAAGAGCGTCAACGCCAAGACCGCCACCCACATCCCCGCCCGTTGGGACGAGGCCGGCAAGGAATACAAGGCCACCGCTGATGACGCCTCCTACGGCATCTTCGAGCTCGAGACACCCGGCGGGGACGAAGTCATTGGCCAGATCAACTCCTCCTGGGCCGTCCGCGTATACCGTGACGAACTGGTTGAGTTCCAGGTGGACGGTACCCACGGCTCCGCCGTCGCCGGCCTGAACAAGTGCGTTGCGCAGCAGCGCGCCCACACCCCCAAGCCCGTCTGGAACCCGGACCTTCCCGTTACCGAATCCTTCCGTGACCAGTGGCAGGAAGTTCCCGCCAACGCGGAACTGGACAACGGCTTCAAGCTGCAGTGGGAAGAATTCCTCCGCGACGTCGTCGCCGGCCGGGAACACCGCTTTGGCCTGCTGTCAGCCGCCCGTGGCGTCCAGCTTGCCGAACTCGGCCTGCAGTCCAACGACGAACGCCGCACCATCGACATCCCGGAGATCAC
- a CDS encoding LacI family DNA-binding transcriptional regulator: protein MAASTLTEVARLAGVSPATASRVLNGSARKPGKDIAERVRQAADSLGYIPNAQAQGLAKSSSGLIGLIVHDIADPYFSAIARGVQEAAREQRKMVLLATTGGSPADEKEAVAAFAARRADSIVIAGSRSARTEDQEGNAELAAELDRYCRNGGQVAVVGHPVVGASAPEGYHVVAVPNQELADALATQLAGGWDGEFVIIGGPEGLFTSDDRIRGFQEGLARAARPPAEILRSSFNRSGGYEAGLKLAARIKAARDANGEPNGLRLCIFAVNDVMAIGAAAALRAEGLRIPRDATIAGFDDIETLRDFRPALSTVRLPLEDIGRLATRATVPAADDNEDADGGQPQPITGEVALRRSTQVVV from the coding sequence GTGGCTGCAAGTACCCTTACCGAGGTTGCCCGGCTGGCCGGGGTATCTCCCGCCACGGCCTCCCGCGTGCTAAATGGCTCCGCGCGCAAGCCCGGAAAGGACATCGCAGAGCGGGTCCGGCAGGCGGCCGATTCACTGGGCTACATTCCCAATGCCCAGGCCCAGGGGCTGGCAAAGTCCAGTTCCGGGCTGATCGGCCTGATTGTCCACGACATCGCAGACCCCTACTTCTCCGCCATCGCCCGCGGAGTCCAGGAAGCAGCAAGGGAGCAGCGCAAGATGGTCCTGCTGGCCACGACGGGAGGCTCCCCCGCAGACGAGAAGGAGGCGGTGGCAGCGTTTGCTGCCCGCCGCGCCGACTCGATCGTCATTGCCGGTTCCCGTTCAGCCAGGACTGAGGACCAGGAGGGAAATGCGGAACTGGCGGCGGAACTGGACCGGTACTGCCGCAACGGCGGGCAGGTTGCCGTAGTGGGACACCCCGTAGTGGGTGCTTCGGCTCCCGAGGGTTACCACGTGGTGGCCGTCCCCAACCAGGAACTTGCCGATGCCCTGGCAACCCAACTCGCCGGCGGCTGGGATGGCGAATTCGTGATCATCGGTGGCCCGGAAGGGCTCTTTACGTCCGATGACCGGATCCGCGGTTTCCAGGAGGGGCTGGCCCGTGCCGCACGCCCGCCTGCGGAGATCCTCCGCAGCTCCTTCAACCGCTCCGGCGGATACGAGGCGGGCCTGAAGCTGGCAGCCCGGATCAAGGCTGCAAGGGATGCAAACGGGGAACCGAACGGCCTCCGGCTGTGCATCTTCGCCGTCAATGATGTGATGGCCATCGGGGCCGCCGCGGCATTGCGTGCGGAGGGGCTGCGGATCCCCCGGGATGCAACGATTGCGGGTTTTGACGATATCGAGACACTGCGTGACTTCCGCCCCGCACTCTCCACGGTGCGCCTGCCGTTGGAGGACATCGGCCGGCTCGCTACACGGGCCACGGTGCCCGCTGCGGACGACAACGAGGACGCCGATGGCGGCCAGCCGCAGCCGATAACCGGTGAGGTCGCGCTGCGCCGCAGCACCCAGGTGGTGGTCTGA
- a CDS encoding alpha/beta hydrolase encodes MPAINLTTVPARSGSPDSRPAVLVLPGGGYARQADHEAEPVAEWLAAEGIHAFVLRYRVAPDRHPAPLEDAKEAMLYIRSGEHGLAVDPDRVGVLGFSAGGHLAATLSTAAATGSTRLDVREAVPDLTVLCYPVVSCTEAVHQGSVDNLLGDAPSSDLLAALSADRQVSSDTPPAFLWHTADDAAVPVSHSLRYAGALLEAGVPAELHVFPHGRHGLGLAGGEPGAEQWPALCADWLGRAGWTFPSGPVPLAGAAAVSAG; translated from the coding sequence ATGCCTGCCATCAACCTGACAACTGTGCCCGCGCGTTCCGGATCCCCCGACTCCCGACCGGCAGTGCTGGTCCTGCCGGGAGGTGGCTACGCCAGGCAGGCAGACCACGAAGCTGAGCCGGTAGCGGAGTGGCTTGCCGCGGAGGGCATCCACGCCTTCGTGCTCAGGTACCGCGTTGCCCCGGACCGGCACCCGGCGCCGTTGGAGGACGCCAAGGAAGCCATGCTGTACATCCGCAGCGGTGAACACGGCCTCGCCGTTGACCCCGACCGCGTCGGCGTGCTGGGATTTTCCGCCGGCGGACACCTCGCGGCAACCCTCTCCACGGCCGCCGCGACCGGCAGCACGCGCCTGGACGTCCGCGAAGCCGTCCCGGATCTCACCGTGCTCTGCTACCCGGTGGTGTCCTGCACAGAGGCAGTGCACCAGGGTTCGGTTGACAACCTCCTCGGCGACGCGCCGTCGTCGGACCTCCTGGCCGCACTGTCAGCGGACCGGCAGGTCAGCTCCGACACGCCCCCGGCGTTTCTGTGGCACACTGCGGACGACGCCGCCGTCCCGGTCAGCCACAGCCTGCGTTACGCCGGTGCCCTGCTGGAAGCCGGGGTGCCGGCTGAGCTGCATGTTTTCCCGCATGGCCGCCACGGGCTGGGCCTGGCCGGCGGGGAGCCCGGGGCTGAACAGTGGCCTGCCCTCTGCGCCGATTGGCTCGGGCGTGCGGGCTGGACATTCCCATCCGGTCCGGTTCCCCTGGCCGGTGCGGCGGCCGTCAGCGCCGGCTAG
- a CDS encoding aldose 1-epimerase family protein gives MTATEPSITYGPYSAVVTPRGGALRELRYNGRDLVVPFGADGRIPDYRGVICAPWPNRLADGTYTYAGNSHAAPLNEPERGSALHGLATGKTWEVRQETGNTVVLGCRVEAGEAYPGDLELTVSYSLSSDGLHSTVRAINTGGNVAPYGVCPHPYLVAGPSPLDDWSVEVPAGEFLEVTPDRLLPVGMRSVEGHAFDFRSPRRVGPLKVDHAFTRISRDPDGLARVRVKDPAGTGVELEWGAEWPWVQIHTADKPIGPDRLGLAVEPMTCPPDAFNSGKDLIHLQPGESHTASWTIRALGQPA, from the coding sequence ATGACAGCCACGGAACCCAGCATCACCTATGGTCCCTACTCTGCCGTGGTGACGCCACGCGGCGGAGCACTTCGGGAACTGCGCTACAACGGCCGCGATCTCGTGGTCCCCTTTGGCGCGGACGGCAGGATCCCCGATTACCGCGGCGTGATCTGCGCTCCGTGGCCCAACCGGCTTGCGGACGGAACTTATACCTATGCGGGCAATTCCCATGCCGCACCCCTCAACGAGCCGGAACGTGGCTCGGCACTCCATGGCCTTGCAACCGGGAAAACCTGGGAGGTGCGGCAGGAAACGGGCAACACTGTGGTGCTGGGCTGCCGCGTCGAGGCGGGCGAGGCATACCCCGGGGACTTGGAGCTTACGGTCAGCTACTCCCTGTCGTCCGATGGCCTGCACAGCACGGTGCGCGCCATTAACACCGGCGGCAACGTGGCCCCTTACGGCGTGTGCCCCCATCCCTACCTGGTGGCCGGCCCGTCACCGCTGGACGACTGGTCCGTTGAGGTTCCGGCAGGGGAGTTCCTTGAGGTGACACCGGACCGGTTGCTTCCGGTAGGTATGCGCAGTGTTGAGGGCCACGCCTTCGATTTCCGCAGCCCGCGCCGTGTGGGGCCGCTGAAAGTCGACCATGCATTCACCCGCATCTCGAGGGACCCTGACGGGTTGGCCCGGGTCCGGGTGAAGGACCCGGCCGGAACGGGGGTTGAACTGGAATGGGGCGCAGAGTGGCCCTGGGTCCAGATCCACACAGCAGACAAACCCATCGGTCCGGACCGTCTGGGACTGGCCGTCGAGCCGATGACCTGTCCGCCGGATGCCTTCAATTCAGGCAAGGACCTGATCCACCTTCAGCCGGGCGAATCACATACAGCCTCCTGGACCATCCGGGCGCTGGGCCAGCCTGCTTAG
- a CDS encoding DNA alkylation repair protein — protein MTAVLLNWSTDADLWVRRASITVQLKAKKATDTALLGRVIEANPADPEFSIRKAIGWALREYAKTDPHWVVAFVAQHATAISPLSRRRHCGGFRPAGPDS, from the coding sequence ATGACGGCGGTGCTCCTTAATTGGAGCACGGATGCCGACCTCTGGGTCAGGCGGGCGTCCATTACCGTCCAGCTGAAGGCGAAAAAGGCTACCGACACCGCCCTCCTGGGCCGGGTGATCGAGGCGAACCCGGCAGACCCGGAATTCTCCATCCGGAAGGCGATCGGCTGGGCCCTGCGGGAGTATGCCAAGACCGACCCGCACTGGGTGGTCGCATTCGTGGCGCAGCATGCGACCGCCATCAGCCCTCTCTCCCGCAGGAGGCACTGCGGCGGGTTTCGCCCGGCAGGTCCGGACAGCTAA
- the mptB gene encoding polyprenol phosphomannose-dependent alpha 1,6 mannosyltransferase MptB, protein MTAPLPATREMADAATAAAGGAQVDDPRSPLIAGFVGSMFMLIGSLGVGWLAPVSELRRMPLFIWMRTEAIGVALSIVLLAVGGMLLVRAWLRLGQKVRVWGDQARNVTLMAVVSWGLPMMFSVPLFSRDVYAYIGQGRLMVEGFNPYENGISALSNYFQLGADKMWTEAPVPYGQLFLWIEQFVVWVTDVQPEASVMLFRLVALAGILLCVIYVPKLAELHGVNPHRALWLTAANPLFLTNFIASVHNDALMIGLALAGLYYSATRRVVRGVVLVTLSIAVKPITILFLPFIGLLWAGRDAGWARKFAFWAMTGGLSLGILILMSLVNGFGFGWINGLSAPGSISIWYAPVGLIGMVVASLANAFGLEGSVLAGWVFDAGKLLALGVVAWQIFRGDYDRLMRRLSLGLAAVVLLAPIIQSWYVVWLIPLFAVTGIRNDWQVKALYFVVSFFMIYAISDQLEVFPYLLTDDLGFALAMARVAAAVTGLLFGLYLIFWDPQTRSLFRKTDETVVERPVI, encoded by the coding sequence ATGACGGCGCCTTTGCCCGCGACTCGGGAGATGGCGGACGCCGCCACTGCCGCAGCAGGCGGTGCCCAGGTGGACGATCCCCGCTCGCCGCTTATTGCCGGCTTTGTGGGCTCCATGTTTATGCTCATCGGTTCGCTGGGCGTGGGCTGGCTTGCTCCCGTCTCGGAACTGCGCCGGATGCCCCTGTTCATCTGGATGCGCACCGAAGCCATCGGTGTTGCCCTGTCCATCGTCCTCCTGGCAGTGGGCGGCATGCTCCTGGTCCGTGCCTGGCTTCGCCTGGGCCAAAAAGTGCGGGTTTGGGGCGACCAGGCGCGCAATGTCACCCTGATGGCTGTGGTGTCCTGGGGCCTGCCGATGATGTTCAGCGTTCCGCTGTTCAGCCGTGATGTTTACGCGTACATAGGCCAGGGCCGCCTCATGGTGGAAGGCTTCAATCCTTACGAGAATGGCATCTCCGCACTGTCCAACTACTTCCAGCTCGGCGCGGACAAAATGTGGACCGAGGCGCCTGTTCCGTACGGGCAGCTCTTCCTGTGGATTGAGCAGTTCGTGGTGTGGGTCACCGACGTCCAGCCGGAGGCCAGCGTGATGCTGTTCCGGCTTGTGGCTCTGGCCGGCATTCTCCTGTGTGTGATCTATGTGCCCAAGCTTGCGGAACTGCACGGCGTCAACCCGCACCGGGCCCTCTGGCTCACGGCGGCGAACCCGCTGTTCCTGACAAACTTCATCGCCAGTGTCCACAACGATGCGCTGATGATCGGGCTGGCGCTGGCCGGGTTGTATTACTCTGCCACCCGGCGGGTGGTCCGCGGCGTGGTCCTGGTGACGCTTTCCATCGCGGTGAAACCCATTACGATTCTCTTCCTTCCGTTCATCGGGCTGCTATGGGCGGGCAGGGACGCGGGCTGGGCACGGAAGTTTGCATTCTGGGCCATGACAGGAGGGCTGAGCCTGGGCATCCTCATCCTGATGAGCCTGGTGAATGGCTTCGGCTTTGGCTGGATCAACGGGCTCTCTGCCCCGGGCAGCATCTCCATCTGGTACGCGCCCGTGGGCCTGATAGGCATGGTGGTTGCGTCGCTGGCCAACGCGTTCGGGCTGGAAGGATCAGTCCTCGCCGGCTGGGTGTTCGACGCCGGAAAACTGCTGGCGCTGGGGGTCGTCGCGTGGCAGATTTTCCGGGGTGATTATGACCGGCTGATGCGGCGCCTGTCGCTGGGGCTCGCGGCCGTGGTCCTGCTGGCTCCCATCATCCAGTCGTGGTACGTGGTGTGGCTCATTCCGCTTTTCGCCGTCACCGGCATCCGGAACGACTGGCAGGTGAAGGCGCTCTACTTCGTGGTTTCCTTCTTCATGATCTATGCCATTTCGGACCAGCTGGAGGTCTTTCCCTACCTCCTGACGGATGACCTTGGCTTCGCGCTGGCAATGGCCAGGGTTGCGGCGGCGGTCACCGGCCTGCTGTTCGGCCTGTACCTGATTTTCTGGGACCCCCAGACCCGGAGCCTGTTCCGAAAGACCGACGAAACCGTCGTCGAACGTCCGGTCATTTAG
- the orn gene encoding oligoribonuclease codes for MTGLDIKNDALIEVAALVTDSELNILGDGVDVVIKPDDAAVAQMNDFVRDMHTKSGLLKELPAGKTMAEAEAAVMEYIAEWVPDPRKAPLGGNSVGTDRVFLSRDMPAVVEHLHYRVIDVSTIKELSRRWFARAYFQSPAKKGGHRALGDIKDSIDELRYYREAVFVPSPGPDSVTAQRIARRITFGETAGLQEA; via the coding sequence ATGACCGGCCTGGACATCAAAAATGACGCCCTGATCGAAGTCGCAGCCCTGGTCACGGACTCCGAGCTGAACATCCTTGGCGACGGGGTGGACGTAGTGATCAAGCCAGATGATGCCGCCGTGGCCCAAATGAACGACTTCGTCCGGGACATGCACACCAAGTCGGGGCTCCTGAAGGAACTTCCCGCGGGAAAAACCATGGCAGAGGCAGAGGCAGCTGTCATGGAGTACATCGCCGAATGGGTGCCGGACCCGCGGAAGGCCCCGCTGGGCGGCAACTCGGTGGGCACGGACCGGGTCTTCCTCTCACGGGACATGCCCGCAGTCGTGGAGCACCTGCATTACCGGGTGATTGACGTGAGCACCATCAAGGAGTTGTCCCGCCGCTGGTTTGCCCGGGCCTACTTCCAGTCGCCGGCGAAAAAGGGCGGTCACCGCGCACTCGGTGACATCAAGGATTCCATTGACGAACTCCGTTACTACCGGGAAGCAGTGTTTGTGCCCTCCCCCGGACCGGACAGCGTGACGGCGCAGAGAATTGCCCGGCGCATTACCTTCGGCGAAACAGCCGGCCTGCAGGAAGCGTAA
- the def gene encoding peptide deformylase: MTVLPITIWGEPVLHHRASEVEVFDDELRTLIADMFETNDAANGVGLAAPQIGVGKRIFVYKYANDDGAPPTGVLVNPVLTLSKISGAVPDPDEEEEGCLSFPGEVYPLKRADWARVEGFDEFGEPVKFEATGWFARVIQHEYDHLDGKLYVNRLLDRYARKAMKQAKKNGWGVPGLTWMPGVDPDPFGH; the protein is encoded by the coding sequence ATGACTGTTCTGCCAATCACCATCTGGGGAGAGCCTGTGCTGCACCACAGAGCATCCGAAGTGGAAGTGTTCGACGACGAACTCCGGACCCTGATTGCCGACATGTTTGAAACGAACGACGCCGCCAACGGCGTTGGCCTGGCGGCCCCCCAGATCGGGGTGGGCAAGAGGATCTTCGTCTACAAGTACGCCAATGACGACGGCGCTCCCCCCACCGGCGTGCTGGTCAATCCTGTCCTGACTCTGTCCAAGATTTCCGGTGCCGTGCCTGATCCGGATGAGGAGGAAGAGGGCTGCCTGTCCTTTCCCGGGGAAGTGTATCCACTAAAGCGTGCCGACTGGGCGCGCGTTGAAGGCTTTGACGAATTTGGGGAGCCGGTGAAATTCGAGGCCACGGGCTGGTTCGCAAGGGTCATCCAGCACGAGTACGACCATCTTGACGGCAAGCTGTACGTCAACCGGCTGCTGGACCGCTACGCCCGCAAGGCCATGAAGCAGGCGAAAAAGAACGGCTGGGGGGTGCCGGGGCTGACCTGGATGCCGGGAGTTGATCCAGACCCCTTCGGGCATTAG
- a CDS encoding HNH endonuclease family protein gives MTVSWSAYRRARRRSRQAWTLLALAAVSVVAGLLWFFTAGQFAAAEPTAAGPSEAPVFDPAWMKPVVAVNHIPEGRALDALELLAVKGRAGKDNYHREAFGQAWLDVDRNGCDTRNDILRRDLAGVVFTEGSNCGIAAGRFHEPYTAQHVDFRRGSESSRAVQIDHVVALADAWQKGAQHLTPSQRQSLANDPLNLIAADGPANQQKGAADAATWLPKNKTIRCHYVARQISVKAAYSLWVTEAEKDAMRRVLGSCPDQQTVMAR, from the coding sequence GTGACCGTCAGCTGGTCCGCTTACCGGCGGGCGCGCCGCCGGTCCCGCCAGGCGTGGACGCTGCTGGCACTTGCCGCTGTTTCCGTCGTCGCAGGCCTGCTCTGGTTCTTCACGGCAGGCCAGTTTGCGGCAGCAGAACCAACTGCGGCCGGCCCCAGCGAGGCCCCTGTTTTTGATCCTGCCTGGATGAAGCCCGTGGTTGCCGTAAACCACATCCCTGAAGGCCGCGCGCTCGACGCGCTGGAGCTCCTCGCCGTCAAGGGGCGGGCAGGCAAGGACAACTACCACCGCGAGGCCTTCGGCCAGGCCTGGCTGGACGTGGACCGGAACGGCTGCGATACCCGCAACGACATCCTGCGGCGGGACCTGGCCGGCGTGGTGTTCACGGAGGGCTCCAACTGCGGGATTGCAGCCGGGCGCTTCCACGAACCGTACACAGCACAGCATGTCGATTTCCGCCGCGGCTCCGAAAGCAGCCGGGCAGTGCAGATCGACCATGTAGTGGCCCTGGCCGATGCCTGGCAGAAGGGCGCCCAGCACTTGACTCCCAGCCAGCGCCAAAGCCTCGCCAATGATCCGTTAAACCTTATTGCGGCGGACGGTCCCGCCAACCAGCAGAAAGGCGCCGCCGACGCCGCCACCTGGCTTCCGAAGAACAAGACAATCAGGTGCCACTACGTCGCACGACAAATTTCCGTCAAGGCCGCCTACAGCCTTTGGGTAACGGAGGCTGAGAAGGATGCCATGAGGCGCGTGCTTGGGTCCTGTCCGGACCAGCAGACGGTCATGGCGCGCTGA
- a CDS encoding glyceraldehyde-3-phosphate dehydrogenase, translated as MGREALAEAMIPVIGRLYRENNVVTSIHGRSLINKSTMNILKAHRFARRMSKDELLLEETAPLLNTLAQLELGAAAIDIARLNQKFKEEGNGATLEEFLRAELADVVGKHGGDDRTSTDVVLYGFGRIGRLLARLLIEKAGGGHGLRLRAIVVRRGSDNDLSKRASLLRRDSVHGSFEGTIRVNEEANTITANGVEIQVIYSDNPATIDYTAYCINNALVVDNTGRWRDAEGLSQHLQSKGVARVLLTAPGKGNLKNIVHGINHGTIEDTDQIVSAASCTTNAITPVLKAINDKFGVVHGHVETVHSFTNDQNLIDNFHKGDRRGRSAALNMVITETGAAKAVAKALPELLGKLTGSSIRVPTPDVSLAILNLSLESGTTKDEVNNYLREMSLHSDLRKQIDYIDSPEVVSTDFVGSRRAGIVDGLATISNEKNLVLYVWYDNEFGYSCQVVRVMEEMAGVNPPSFPAKETAAALAAIAV; from the coding sequence ATGGGCCGGGAGGCCCTCGCCGAGGCCATGATTCCGGTGATCGGCCGGCTGTACCGCGAAAACAACGTGGTCACCAGCATCCATGGCCGGAGTTTGATCAATAAGTCCACCATGAACATCCTGAAGGCGCACCGCTTCGCGCGCCGCATGAGCAAGGACGAACTGCTCCTGGAGGAAACAGCCCCGCTGCTGAACACCCTGGCGCAGCTGGAGCTCGGCGCGGCAGCGATCGACATCGCCCGGCTGAACCAGAAGTTCAAGGAAGAGGGCAATGGCGCCACCCTGGAGGAATTCCTCCGGGCGGAACTGGCCGATGTAGTGGGAAAGCATGGCGGCGATGACCGCACCAGCACCGACGTGGTGCTCTACGGCTTCGGCCGGATCGGCCGGCTCCTGGCCCGCCTCCTGATCGAAAAGGCCGGCGGCGGCCACGGCCTGCGCCTGCGCGCCATCGTGGTCCGACGCGGCTCCGATAACGACCTGTCCAAGCGCGCCAGCCTCCTGCGCCGCGATTCGGTCCACGGTTCCTTCGAAGGCACCATTAGGGTGAACGAGGAAGCCAACACCATCACTGCCAACGGCGTTGAGATCCAGGTCATCTACTCGGACAACCCCGCCACCATCGACTACACCGCTTATTGCATCAACAACGCCCTGGTGGTGGACAACACCGGCCGCTGGCGTGACGCCGAAGGACTGTCCCAGCACCTGCAGAGCAAGGGTGTCGCGCGCGTCCTCCTGACCGCTCCGGGCAAGGGCAACCTGAAGAACATCGTCCACGGCATCAACCACGGCACCATCGAAGACACCGACCAGATCGTGTCCGCGGCATCATGCACCACCAACGCCATCACCCCGGTGCTGAAGGCCATCAACGACAAGTTCGGCGTGGTCCACGGACACGTGGAAACCGTCCACTCCTTCACCAATGACCAGAACCTGATCGACAACTTCCACAAGGGCGACCGCCGCGGCCGCTCCGCGGCACTGAACATGGTGATCACCGAAACCGGCGCTGCCAAGGCCGTTGCCAAGGCCCTGCCCGAGCTGCTGGGTAAGCTCACCGGCAGTTCCATCCGCGTCCCCACCCCGGATGTTTCCCTGGCCATCCTGAACCTGAGCCTGGAAAGCGGGACCACCAAGGACGAGGTCAATAACTACCTGCGGGAGATGTCGCTGCACTCGGACCTGCGCAAGCAGATCGACTACATCGACTCACCCGAGGTGGTATCCACCGACTTCGTCGGTTCCCGGCGCGCCGGCATTGTGGACGGCCTGGCCACGATCTCCAACGAGAAGAACTTGGTCCTCTACGTCTGGTACGACAACGAGTTTGGCTACAGCTGCCAGGTGGTCCGCGTCATGGAGGAGATGGCCGGCGTGAACCCGCCGTCGTTCCCCGCAAAGGAAACCGCCGCGGCCCTGGCGGCAATCGCCGTCTAG
- a CDS encoding TspO/MBR family protein, with protein sequence MPAIPDDRSRSGLAAHLRVPVRSKQRQVVALAGFLALSYALCMLASVPIILNRGGWFADSVQAPWMPAGWMFRTAWLSLYGGIAVAAWLVWRRGALAGRLAWMYAAQLLLNLAWPFTFFGMYPMLGVAALWIALAVIGALAVVLVLLVLRFGPVSTAAGLLVLPYFSWVVFSASLNVYSAIHN encoded by the coding sequence GTGCCTGCAATTCCTGATGACCGCTCCCGCTCCGGGTTGGCCGCACATCTGCGCGTACCGGTGCGGAGCAAACAGCGGCAGGTGGTTGCCCTGGCCGGATTCCTGGCACTCTCCTATGCCCTATGCATGCTGGCGTCGGTTCCGATCATCCTGAACAGGGGCGGCTGGTTTGCCGATTCCGTCCAGGCGCCGTGGATGCCGGCAGGATGGATGTTCCGCACGGCGTGGCTCTCGCTGTACGGCGGCATCGCAGTAGCCGCCTGGCTGGTCTGGCGCAGGGGAGCGCTGGCAGGACGCCTCGCCTGGATGTACGCGGCACAACTGCTGCTCAACCTGGCCTGGCCCTTCACGTTCTTTGGAATGTATCCAATGCTCGGGGTGGCCGCTTTATGGATTGCCCTCGCGGTGATCGGGGCACTGGCAGTTGTCCTGGTCCTCCTCGTCCTGCGGTTCGGGCCGGTAAGCACGGCCGCCGGACTGCTGGTGCTCCCGTATTTTTCATGGGTGGTGTTCTCCGCCAGCCTCAATGTCTATTCGGCCATCCACAACTGA
- a CDS encoding YaaA family protein, with protein sequence MLILLPPSEGKTPAVRGSAVDWPSLSFPLLNTYRAKVLDALGTVSAHEDALALLGVGASLKDDVDRNTRLHAEPAAPAHQIYSGVLYDALGYKTLTAGQRRKADESVLVISALWGAIRFGDSVPAYRLSMGTALPDVGRLASFWKPQLSDALAGAVAGHLLVDCRSSTYAAAWAPPSDQTVAVNVLTEAAGVRKVVSHFAKHTRGELARHLLVRRGKAPTTPEQLLKAAREKWEAELVPGSTRKPHALNIILPG encoded by the coding sequence GTGCTGATTCTCCTTCCCCCTTCCGAAGGCAAGACACCGGCGGTCCGTGGATCCGCCGTCGACTGGCCTTCCCTGAGCTTCCCGCTGCTGAACACCTACCGCGCCAAGGTCCTGGATGCGCTGGGTACGGTAAGCGCCCATGAGGATGCCCTCGCTTTGCTGGGGGTCGGTGCGTCACTGAAGGACGACGTCGACCGCAACACCCGGCTGCACGCTGAACCGGCGGCTCCGGCGCACCAGATTTATTCAGGAGTGCTCTACGACGCCCTGGGCTACAAAACACTTACTGCCGGCCAACGCCGCAAGGCAGACGAGTCCGTACTCGTCATTTCGGCACTCTGGGGCGCCATCCGCTTCGGAGACAGCGTGCCTGCCTACCGGCTGTCCATGGGAACTGCCCTGCCCGACGTCGGACGGCTCGCCTCATTCTGGAAACCGCAACTCTCCGATGCGCTGGCCGGGGCCGTCGCCGGGCACCTGCTGGTGGACTGCAGGTCCAGCACCTACGCAGCCGCGTGGGCGCCGCCGTCGGACCAGACTGTCGCGGTGAATGTGTTGACCGAAGCCGCCGGCGTGCGGAAGGTGGTCAGCCATTTCGCAAAGCACACCCGCGGTGAGCTTGCACGCCACCTGCTGGTGCGCCGCGGGAAAGCCCCCACCACGCCTGAACAGCTCCTCAAGGCCGCCCGGGAGAAATGGGAGGCCGAGCTCGTGCCCGGCTCAACGCGGAAGCCTCACGCACTGAACATCATCCTGCCGGGCTGA